The following coding sequences lie in one Labrus bergylta chromosome 5, fLabBer1.1, whole genome shotgun sequence genomic window:
- the LOC109983920 gene encoding MAP kinase-activated protein kinase 2-like isoform X2: MLQNENEKDKPLQAPKAEPEPDSPADGPQKQQPAPPAAEGEDADCGSAHFPLPVHPKLEIKRNAVTDDYKISTQVLGLGINGKVLQCFNKKTGEKCALKILYDSPKARREVELHWRVSAGPYIVRILSLYENMHHGKKCLLIIMECMEGGELFNRIQARGDQAFTEKEASEIMRDIGTAIDFLHNINIAHRDIKPENLLYTNRERNGVLKLTDFGFAKETSLHNPLQTPCYTPYYVAPEVLGPEKYDMSCDMWSLGVIMYILLCGFPPFYSNTGQAISPGMKRRIRMGQYEFPNPEWAEVSQEAKDLIHQLLKTDPNERMSITQFMNNPWINQSMVVPSTPLHTTRVLTEDRELWEDVKEEMTSALATMRVDYDQVKIKDLDTSSNPLLNKRRKKAAAGGKSGSTVCQSQ, encoded by the exons ATGCTACAAAATGAAAACGAAAAGGACAAACCGCTGCAGGCGCCGAAGGCTGAACCTGAACCCGACTCCCCGGCCGACGGCCCGCAAAAGCAGCAGCCCGCTCCTCCAGCTGCCGAGGGAGAGGACGCAGACTGCGGCTCCGCTCACTTCCCCTTGCCCGTTCATCCTAAACTTGAGATAAAGCGCAACGCAGTGACAGACGATTATAAGATCTCCACTCAGGTCCTGGGCTTAGGGATCAACGGAAAAGTCCTGCAATGCTTCAACAAGAAGACAGGAGAGAAGTGCGCACTGAAG ATTCTCTACGACAGTCCCAAAGCCAGACGAGAGGTGGAGCTTCACTGGAGAGTATCAGCAGGACCTTACATTGTTCGAATCCTCAGCCTGTATGAGAACATGCATCATGGGAAGAAGTGCCTGCTCATCATCATGGAGTG CATGGAGGGTGGAGAGCTGTTTAACCGCATCCAGGCCAGAGGAGACCAGGCCTTCACTGAGAAAG AGGCTTCTGAGATCATGAGGGACATCGGCACGGCCATCGACTTTCTCCACAATATTAACATTGCACACAGAGACATCAAG CCGGAGAACCTGCTGTACACAAATAGAGAAAGAAATGGCGTCCTCAAGTTAACAGACTTCGGCTTTGCTAAGGAGACGTCGCTACACAACCCTCTACAGACCCCCTGTTATACCCCGTACTACGTGG CTCCTGAGGTTTTGGGTCCAGAGAAATATGACATGTCTTGTGACATGTGGTCATTGGGCGTGATCATGTACATCCT gTTGTGTGGCTTTCCTCCATTTTACTCCAACACAGGCCAGGCCATCTCTCcagggatgaagaggaggatcaGGATGGGCCAGTATGAATTCCCCAACCCAGAGTGGGCTGAGGTGTCACAGGAAG caaAAGATCTGATCCATCAGCTGCTGAAGACAGACCCAAACGAGAGAATGTCCATCACTCAGTTTATGAACAACCCCTGGATTAAT CAGTCTATGGTGGTTCCCTCTACTCCTCTCCACACCACCCGGGTTCTGACTGAAGACAGAGAGCTGTGGGAGGATGTGAAG GAAGAGATGACCAGCGCTTTAGCAACCATGCGTGTGGACTACGACCAGGTGAAAATCAAGGACCTAGACACTTCTAGCAACCCACTGCTCAACAAGAGACGCAAGAAGGCTGCTGCTGGGGGCAAGAGTGGATCCACGGTGTGCCAAAGTCAGTGA
- the LOC109983920 gene encoding MAP kinase-activated protein kinase 2-like isoform X1, protein MLQNENEKDKPLQAPKAEPEPDSPADGPQKQQPAPPAAEGEDADCGSAHFPLPVHPKLEIKRNAVTDDYKISTQVLGLGINGKVLQCFNKKTGEKCALKILYDSPKARREVELHWRVSAGPYIVRILSLYENMHHGKKCLLIIMECMEGGELFNRIQARGDQAFTEKEASEIMRDIGTAIDFLHNINIAHRDIKPENLLYTNRERNGVLKLTDFGFAKETSLHNPLQTPCYTPYYVAPEVLGPEKYDMSCDMWSLGVIMYILLCGFPPFYSNTGQAISPGMKRRIRMGQYEFPNPEWAEVSQEAKDLIHQLLKTDPNERMSITQFMNNPWINQQSMVVPSTPLHTTRVLTEDRELWEDVKEEMTSALATMRVDYDQVKIKDLDTSSNPLLNKRRKKAAAGGKSGSTVCQSQ, encoded by the exons ATGCTACAAAATGAAAACGAAAAGGACAAACCGCTGCAGGCGCCGAAGGCTGAACCTGAACCCGACTCCCCGGCCGACGGCCCGCAAAAGCAGCAGCCCGCTCCTCCAGCTGCCGAGGGAGAGGACGCAGACTGCGGCTCCGCTCACTTCCCCTTGCCCGTTCATCCTAAACTTGAGATAAAGCGCAACGCAGTGACAGACGATTATAAGATCTCCACTCAGGTCCTGGGCTTAGGGATCAACGGAAAAGTCCTGCAATGCTTCAACAAGAAGACAGGAGAGAAGTGCGCACTGAAG ATTCTCTACGACAGTCCCAAAGCCAGACGAGAGGTGGAGCTTCACTGGAGAGTATCAGCAGGACCTTACATTGTTCGAATCCTCAGCCTGTATGAGAACATGCATCATGGGAAGAAGTGCCTGCTCATCATCATGGAGTG CATGGAGGGTGGAGAGCTGTTTAACCGCATCCAGGCCAGAGGAGACCAGGCCTTCACTGAGAAAG AGGCTTCTGAGATCATGAGGGACATCGGCACGGCCATCGACTTTCTCCACAATATTAACATTGCACACAGAGACATCAAG CCGGAGAACCTGCTGTACACAAATAGAGAAAGAAATGGCGTCCTCAAGTTAACAGACTTCGGCTTTGCTAAGGAGACGTCGCTACACAACCCTCTACAGACCCCCTGTTATACCCCGTACTACGTGG CTCCTGAGGTTTTGGGTCCAGAGAAATATGACATGTCTTGTGACATGTGGTCATTGGGCGTGATCATGTACATCCT gTTGTGTGGCTTTCCTCCATTTTACTCCAACACAGGCCAGGCCATCTCTCcagggatgaagaggaggatcaGGATGGGCCAGTATGAATTCCCCAACCCAGAGTGGGCTGAGGTGTCACAGGAAG caaAAGATCTGATCCATCAGCTGCTGAAGACAGACCCAAACGAGAGAATGTCCATCACTCAGTTTATGAACAACCCCTGGATTAAT CAGCAGTCTATGGTGGTTCCCTCTACTCCTCTCCACACCACCCGGGTTCTGACTGAAGACAGAGAGCTGTGGGAGGATGTGAAG GAAGAGATGACCAGCGCTTTAGCAACCATGCGTGTGGACTACGACCAGGTGAAAATCAAGGACCTAGACACTTCTAGCAACCCACTGCTCAACAAGAGACGCAAGAAGGCTGCTGCTGGGGGCAAGAGTGGATCCACGGTGTGCCAAAGTCAGTGA